A genomic stretch from Cardiocondyla obscurior isolate alpha-2009 linkage group LG10, Cobs3.1, whole genome shotgun sequence includes:
- the LOC139106181 gene encoding uncharacterized protein, whose protein sequence is MSSDLAKLLGIKGMHTATALAGVGDTVVKTVSSTAHISIAADAQASLKAFWEIEEIPQRAVESEEDRICEEHFKRTHSRDAHGRYIVRIPFKVSLPLDIGETRHIAEATLKRIEARMAQHVNHRELYVDFMKEYRILNHMTRLSNLPRKIVDTAKPIFLPHHPVIRADSQTTKLRVVFNASAKTNKNLTLNE, encoded by the exons ATGTCCAGCGATCTGGCAAAATTGTTAGGCATCAAAGGAATGCATACGGCCACCGCACTCGCGGGAGTGGGTGACACAGTAGTTAAAACGGTATCTTCGACTGCGCACATTAGCATTGCCGCCGACGCTCAAG CGTCACTAAAGGCGTTTTGGGAAATTGAAGAGATTCCTCAGCGGGCAGTTGAGTCGGAGGAAGATAGGATATGTGAGGAGCATTTTAAAAGAACACATTCACGCGACGCTCATGGGCGATATATCGTTAGAATACCGTTTAAAGTTTCGTTACCCTTAGACATTGGCGAGACGCGACACATCGCGGAAGCTACATTAAAACGAATTGAAGCGCGAATGGCGCAACACGTGAATCACCGTGAATTATACGTTGACTTTATGAAAGAATACCGTATTTTAAATCACATGACACGATTAAGTAATCTACCGAGAAAAATTGTCGACACCGCGAAGCCCATATTTCTGCCGCATCATCCTGTTATAAGAGCGGATAGTCAAACAACGAAACTTAGAGTCGTGTTTAATGCATCGgcaaaaacaaataaaaatctaactCTTAACGAATAG